The genomic region TTTAAAGCTGTATTCTCATATTTAGCATCTTATTAGCTTACTTTATTTAAAGCTGTATTCTCATATTTAGCATCTTATTAGCTTACTTTATTTATTCTCATTTCATAAAATCATCTGAATTCTCTAGTTTGTAGTAAGCATTTTAAAACTCGAAGACGCGCCCAAAGAAAAGAATCATTCCAGATCTATTATCTCTGATGATGAAGTTGAATGGATGGTCAATATTAAAGCTTCCATAACTAACAACTGCCGTCACAGCAGCTGCCTCGCTTCCTTCTTCGTTTACTTCAATGactgctttgtgtttaactttagaAACAGACAGGTCATTCTTACTGCTGATACCCGATAGATCTGACTGTCCTGGTGAGAACAATTTGGACAATCCAAGCGACTGCAAGGAAGGAGACAGTTCTTCTTCATATTCCAGGTTGAACTTGGGTAAAAGAATAGTAATGTTGGTTTCTGTCATTTGTCCAATTATCTCTGTCAGTTTGTGAGGGTTCAGTTGATTTTCCACACTAGAAAGGCCGTCTATCTCGTCTGGAAGAATGACAAACATACTGATGTCTTTTCCTTTGTAAGGTAGTTCAATCATTTTTGCTTGGAGGTCCGCCACCTTTACAAACTTAAATTTCTCAGTTAATTTCATAAACAATATATTCTTCTCATTCTCTCCTTTATTATAGAAAGTTCCACTCGAAGTATCGCTTGATTTAAACTTGTAAAGCCAGGTTCCCTTGAAGTAAATTGCATTCAGTAAAACAAGTACGGTATCAGAGCTCAAAGGTTCTTCGAAAAGTTTGGCGATCTTATGCTGAGTTTTTTTGTCCACCCATTCATTAATTTCCTGAGTAGCTTTCTCTCTTTCGTTTACGAAATCGGCTTCTCTAACTTCTGCTTTGTATTTCTCCTGTAACTGTGTTTTGTAAGAGTCCAATATGGAGAAATCAATGTGATTAACCATTGAATTAGCTGCAATCAGTTTGTACTGATCTGGAGACCCTTCTATTTGGTTAAGAATGTTCTGGAAAGCTTGATGAACTTCTTCATCGAGCAACTGCTGATCCTTATAACCAAGTGTATCTTCTAGTTCTCGAGCTGTCTCTTCTCTGGCTCCGAGATACACCATACCCATTGCTGTTGAGATGCTGAAAGGtgagataaaaatgttttcatctttcgGTAACTGTTTAAACAGATCCATTGCAAAGTTATTACTGGCTCTTGCAAGTTTCTGAATTCCATTTGTTGACGTCTGGTCCTGAACTGGTACTGCGATCACAGTGGTCCAGGTTATCAGAAGGACACTCAGATATAACATACTCATACCTACACTTTGAAGAGAAATAAATAGTAAgaagttaaataaaacttttcatataaatatatatatataatgtaatacagTAAAAAATGTCATCATTGTTATATAATCTGAATTCTTTTTGGCGTTAAAATCCAGATTTAACAAGTTGTCATTGTAAAATACATTCACCTCCCCAGTGGCAAAGTGACATATCTGCAGACTGATactactagaaaccaggtttcgatacccgtggtgagcagggtacagatagccctttaagtaactttatgtttaataacaaccaaacaaaatacATTCTTTTAAGAATTTGCACTAAAGTTCCATACATTTAGTTTTGATATCTTGAATGTTATACATACACCATGCTAATATACCACATTTTAAcaactttgttttcaaatactaacgaaagaatgaatatttttctAAGCGTTGACCAGGTATGAATGATTAAACAGTGAATTAGGTTATTATTTGTTCTACCGAGGATGTATTTATAAGCTGACAGCCATTTATTAATCAAAGCAACGTGTAAGTTGACAGTCACTTAATTcaatgtaattaatatatattgatgtttttaaCAAGTTACCTTCTTATATACCATATGATCACTTTGCGAGGACCGTGAAAATTGGAAAGTGAGATGCACGTGAAACAACTTACctttaaacttcattaaacagttgataACTCTTTAGACTCTATTGGTTTCAGATAGCTGAGAcacaactatttataataactctgAATGACAGGTTTGACCAGCGATGTACCAACTTCACATGCTTACAAGTTTTTTACTTAAACTTGACTATCAGATAATAGTGAAAAAAACCTAAAATTTTCAGTATTGACAGAAACTGGTtggaaaatagttttaaaagtttttttgtttttttttaactggaacTTCGCGCATGTCACCTGCTTTTCAAGATTTTTgcgttatatatgtataatgaacTGTGTTACCTTGGTAATATGCCATATTTGGTGCAAGCtgtaaatttttaaactattgtGTCGTGTTGTAAAATACTGATTCGATAATTCATGTATGATTCATGACAGGTTCTTTATGTAGATTGTCTGGTTCATTGCCTGAACCGGTTTCTATCGGATGACAGTAACCTTCAGTAAAATTTCtgattgttacttttaatttcttatatttttattatttgttattaattgatCTTGTTATTCAATGTGCTTCATGGCATGAActgtagatttaaaaaaaaataggtgCCATTCTGATAAGCagaaatcatttttatatttattttgtttgtttttggaattttgcacaaagctactcgagggctatctgtgctagccgtccctaatttagcagtgtaagactagagggaaggcagctagtcatcaccacccaccgccaactcttgggctactttttttactaacgaatagtgggattgaccgtcacattataacgcccccacgactgaaagggcgagcatgtttcgcgcgaccgagatgtgaacccgcgaccctcagattacaagtcgcacgccttaacacgcttggccatgccgggccattttatttttataaaaagacaAAGTTGGCACAAACCACGGACCTaacttattatacattattcgtattagtttctatatattttaatacattttaaggaTAACAATATCAGTACCAACCATGGATAACgtacaaacaagaacaacaaattgTTATATCTTACAAACAATACATCCAAATTAATCACACAAAAACGTTTCGCATCATAAGATGTCAAAATCTGAAAATAACTCATAATGGTTTCCCTTTCTTTCTGGGACTTGCTTGAAAATTCCACAGTTCGTTTCTTAGAAGTCTAGTTTTGTTCTGTGAATGTAAACACATCATTTCCAGCAAGTTTAGTTGAGAAACAACGTATTCCGAAacacttgggcccggcatggccaagtgtgttaaggcgttcgacttgtaagccgagggtcgcgggttcaaattccggttgcaccaaacatgatcgccctttcagccgtgggggcgttataatgtgacggtcaatcccactattcgttggaaaaaagagtagcccaagagttggcggtgggtggtgataattagctgccttccctctagtcttcccactactaaattaaagatggctagtgcagatagccctcgagtagcttcgcgcgaaattcaaaaaacaaacaaacaaactgaaacactttccttatatttatttaaagaaataattactcAACTTGCCAATATAAGAcataataatactttattacatGTCATGGTTTAGCGACCagatacattaatttatatatttcaaaggtAAGATGTTGTATCTTACAACAAATTCGTACATTTAGTACATATGCATTTATATTTACACACGTTCATATACTATCTCCTTTCCCAAATATAATTCACATCTCAAGTACAATTTTTAAgcataataaacttttaatattccGTCATAAATTAAAGATACATCTTGACAAAAGCACTTTCAAATTGTCTCTTCCTGATTCATTTATGGATAAAAGGGGTAAAAAGTGCTCTACGAAATCTGACAGAAATTTCTGACTgcttgaaataaaactgttaactaAATAATTACGCATGGTAACTACATGAACCTTTGACTATTAAGGGTTTAAAAACAGCTTTCTAGctgttaactatattttatttaaacacccGCGTGTGCCCAACTGaacttttattttgtcaaattctTGAAAGCCTGGTTTTCAGATATCcaaacttaattaaataaaagccATAAGATGAGCACTTAATTTCTgtcaaactataaaaaaattactttaataacttGGTTTTATACGAAGAAAAATTGGGAGAATTCTTTTAAAGCTGATTAATTCGTCCCAAGAACAGTATTACTCCATTTTGATCTTCGCGTATGAAGAACATAAATGGATGATTGACAgtgaaagtaggttttaaagacaACGTTTCAACCAGTGAAGCCGTACTAACAATGACTTTGCTTCCGTGTTCATCTACGTCCAATAAAGCTCTGTGTTTGACACTCGATAAGTGAAGAGATTTAGTGGTGGTGAATTTCGAAAAATCCGCAACTCCAGGGCTGAAAACATGGGTGAGACCCAATTTTCGCAGCGAGTCTTCCAAATCGTATTCCTTGTCCAGTTGAAACTTGGGAATCGAGATCTCCACTTCAGTTTCATGCAATTTCGAAATAACCTCTTCAAACTTTTCGAGATCTAATACTGCTTCTAGCTTGTTTAAACCTTGACTCTCTCGAGGGAGAAAAAAAATCATGTGAAAACTTGTGCCTGAATAAGGCACGGCGAGAACAAAGGCGTCCAGTTCAGGATCAAACCCGTAAggaaatttatatttcttgtgcATCATAAGCACCTGTGTTTCATTTGTTCCGAAACTGTAAAAACTTCCTAAGCGCGTGGCACTCTCATCAAATTCTTTTAACCACGACCCTTTAAAGGACACGATACTTAAAATAAGCAGTCTCGTTAATGGGTTTAATGCACCCATAAATATGTTCTGGATTTTATTTCCTGTCTTCTGTCTAATCCAACTATTTAACCATTGCACCGTTGTTTCTGGATCCTCCTGAAAATTTACTTCTTGAACAGAAGCATTATAAAATCGGTCCAGGTCACTTTTATAATTAGCGTTAATGTCGATGCCTTTTTGTATCACAAAAGCATTTATTGTTTGCAACTGAAAATGTTGGTTATGTTCCAGAAATGACGTAATGAGATGACGAAAATTCTCATGGAAATCTTTGTCCCTTGAACCACTTGCTTCTAATTTAAGGAGATACCTTATCTGGGCAGCAGTGTCATTTTGAGTACCTAAAAAAGTCATGGCGATCACTGTTGTGACACTAAATGGCGAGAAGAATATGTTCTCGTGAGGCACAAACACTTTGTATAGCATCATAGCGAGAGAATTACTGGACACTGCAGCTAGACCAGCGACACCAGCACGTTCACCAAGTGAAAGATATGTTACCGAAGCACATGTAATAGTAAATATTAGAGATTTAACTGGTGTACTCATCTTGGCCTTctagaaaaagaaagataaaataaaacactgattaCTTTGCATTCACTAGTTTCAACCATCAGAAATAATAAATCAGCTATTGCTAAAAACATATATTGATGACCAAAACTATTTGTAACAGtttcaggtttaattattatcagtgaattttatagtaaattagatttattattattattgtagtatcCATTTTCTT from Tachypleus tridentatus isolate NWPU-2018 chromosome 1, ASM421037v1, whole genome shotgun sequence harbors:
- the LOC143229598 gene encoding intracellular coagulation inhibitor 1-like isoform X1, which translates into the protein MKFKGMSMLYLSVLLITWTTVIAVPVQDQTSTNGIQKLARASNNFAMDLFKQLPKDENIFISPFSISTAMGMVYLGAREETARELEDTLGYKDQQLLDEEVHQAFQNILNQIEGSPDQYKLIAANSMVNHIDFSILDSYKTQLQEKYKAEVREADFVNEREKATQEINEWVDKKTQHKIAKLFEEPLSSDTVLVLLNAIYFKGTWLYKFKSSDTSSGTFYNKGENEKNILFMKLTEKFKFVKVADLQAKMIELPYKGKDISMFVILPDEIDGLSSVENQLNPHKLTEIIGQMTETNITILLPKFNLEYEEELSPSLQSLGLSKLFSPGQSDLSGISSKNDLSVSKVKHKAVIEVNEEGSEAAAVTAVVSYGSFNIDHPFNFIIRDNRSGMILFFGRVFEF
- the LOC143229598 gene encoding intracellular coagulation inhibitor 1-like isoform X2 yields the protein MSMLYLSVLLITWTTVIAVPVQDQTSTNGIQKLARASNNFAMDLFKQLPKDENIFISPFSISTAMGMVYLGAREETARELEDTLGYKDQQLLDEEVHQAFQNILNQIEGSPDQYKLIAANSMVNHIDFSILDSYKTQLQEKYKAEVREADFVNEREKATQEINEWVDKKTQHKIAKLFEEPLSSDTVLVLLNAIYFKGTWLYKFKSSDTSSGTFYNKGENEKNILFMKLTEKFKFVKVADLQAKMIELPYKGKDISMFVILPDEIDGLSSVENQLNPHKLTEIIGQMTETNITILLPKFNLEYEEELSPSLQSLGLSKLFSPGQSDLSGISSKNDLSVSKVKHKAVIEVNEEGSEAAAVTAVVSYGSFNIDHPFNFIIRDNRSGMILFFGRVFEF
- the LOC143229609 gene encoding serpin B6-like isoform X1; the encoded protein is MFLARDVTNKHRNVHSPWCVSEDVLEDIWTEGSPETQQVYIYMCVCVFSKLFDKLSGQSKDCDKAKMSTPVKSLIFTITCASVTYLSLGERAGVAGLAAVSSNSLAMMLYKVFVPHENIFFSPFSVTTVIAMTFLGTQNDTAAQIRYLLKLEASGSRDKDFHENFRHLITSFLEHNQHFQLQTINAFVIQKGIDINANYKSDLDRFYNASVQEVNFQEDPETTVQWLNSWIRQKTGNKIQNIFMGALNPLTRLLILSIVSFKGSWLKEFDESATRLGSFYSFGTNETQVLMMHKKYKFPYGFDPELDAFVLAVPYSGTSFHMIFFLPRESQGLNKLEAVLDLEKFEEVISKLHETEVEISIPKFQLDKEYDLEDSLRKLGLTHVFSPGVADFSKFTTTKSLHLSSVKHRALLDVDEHGSKVIVSTASLVETLSLKPTFTVNHPFMFFIREDQNGVILFLGRINQL
- the LOC143229609 gene encoding serpin B6-like isoform X2 is translated as MFLARDVTNKHRNVHSPWCVSEDVLEDIWTEGSPETQQKAKMSTPVKSLIFTITCASVTYLSLGERAGVAGLAAVSSNSLAMMLYKVFVPHENIFFSPFSVTTVIAMTFLGTQNDTAAQIRYLLKLEASGSRDKDFHENFRHLITSFLEHNQHFQLQTINAFVIQKGIDINANYKSDLDRFYNASVQEVNFQEDPETTVQWLNSWIRQKTGNKIQNIFMGALNPLTRLLILSIVSFKGSWLKEFDESATRLGSFYSFGTNETQVLMMHKKYKFPYGFDPELDAFVLAVPYSGTSFHMIFFLPRESQGLNKLEAVLDLEKFEEVISKLHETEVEISIPKFQLDKEYDLEDSLRKLGLTHVFSPGVADFSKFTTTKSLHLSSVKHRALLDVDEHGSKVIVSTASLVETLSLKPTFTVNHPFMFFIREDQNGVILFLGRINQL